AGGGCCTGTGTGGTTGGTTGCCTTGCACTCATTAGAGACAAGATTTGGGGTAAGGCTCAAACGTACTCAAACCTTCAACCAGAACATGTAGTTTGGGAAATGGAGTTTTTCTAACATTTGAATGATTTCAGTACGCATTGAGCAAAACCCTTAGCTTAGGCTAAAGAGACATAGCTGAGACTCAGGCTTGAGGAACACCCTGGAAACCCAACCCagaattacaaattttttttttttttaataaaccaaCGGGCCAGTTCTTTCCAAAAGAATAGACCATTGTATatcttaaagcaaaacaaaaataaaacaaaagaaaaagaaacagcctTGGAAGTTGATGTCATTACTCTTAAAGCACATTTTGGGGAAAAGCTGCAATTGACCAAGCCTTCAAATTTCACAGTACACAAAGAAGGAAAGACCAGGTTTTACGTCAATTTGGTATATAACACTGAACCCAGAGGAATTGTTCTTTATCTCTTTTCTGATTGTTTGATATTCTTAAGCTCAGGTTAGGAAATTAGAAATTCATGtctcagctattttttttttttttttgtctgatttgagTTTTGTTGAAGGCCCCTGGAAACCATTCAAATATAGAGAACACTTCATTTCCCAGCGTACACCTTATGATTGAAGGTTTGGGTCTGAGCCCTACCCCAAATTTTGTCTCTAATAGGAAACCACTTGGAGAGTTGGGAGGAATTAAGTTCATCTTAGCTAATGACGTGGTAAAATAAGTGCTACTGAGAAAATGACAGCTGTACAATTCTAGAATGAACCTTCAAATCATTCTAGCTGACCAGTGAGGAAGCTGAGGACTTGCTCACTTGCAGGAACTAGCTGGACTCACCTTAGTGCAGTATTTCACAGGCTAATATGCTTCCAAGGTGCAATTCCCTTGAGAGCCTTTTTCTGTTTCCCTTCCTTCATCCTTCTCAGGCTGTGGATGATGCATTTCTGGGCTACCACCTCTAAACTCCGAAATCCCTACTGAACCCACTAAGGAAAGTACCCAGTCCAGGAACCAACTAGTTTACCTCTGAATCCTGCATTGTGGCTTACCCAGTGCCTTACATACAGTGGTGGACATTCAATATATTCTTTGTGAATAACTAGATTACCAGGGGAAAAATTGCTGTATGACAGgttctttttaaaggaatctttGGAGATCATTTTGTGTATTTAATaatctgttttgttgttttgtgaatCTGGGATCTTCATAGACAAATTTTCTTCCTATTCTCAAGGTATGTTTGGATTTATCTTTGTTCTCTAGATTGATTGGAACATTATTGAAGCTTATTTAGAAGTTTAGGAAATttagcattgtggtcaaaaaCTGACTCGGATCAGAGTGTGTCCTTTAGTTGGTGCTTTTCCCAAAGATATCCTCAACTGGATCCGCAGCCCATCCTCCCTCGCTCCTATCCCATGAGTTGATTTGAATCCTTGTTTATTTCACATTTCCACACCAAATTTTAGCGGGAAGCAAACAACGCTTGGGTACATTTTCTAGATATTTGGACAATACGTAAACTTGGCTCTATATTTTTCCtgacctcctttcccctccccccactttttttGAACCGGTTCTTAGGAGACTTTTTACTGGGTTGGAGCATGAGAGGCATGGCTCGGGTGATGTGGATGTAGTGCCCTCTGGTGGAATTTTGTGAGAATTGCCTATTTCTCCCCCCAACCTTAAGAGTGAGAAGTCTTTTCTTGGCTGGCCTTCAAGGGGAGGGCTTCTCTGTTACATCTCAAATACTATAGTAAATTAATAGCATGCAAGTTTATTACCTACACTGGATATTTTAGAGATATTGTGTTAGGGATATCAATTGATTACTTGAGGTTTACCATTATAAAATTCGGCCTCAAATGACTAGAAATGGGCAGCTGGTAGCACCTGTGCTTTTTCATCATCTGCCATCAATGTGTATGAGAGGTAGACAAAAAAGGAGTTCCCCCAACAAAGGTAACTGGAAAGAGTCTAGGAACCAAGAATTCAGGGAAAATAGCAAGGATCAGAAAACTTGGTCACAACAGTTGTTATCCTCAGCCCTCACTAGGATCTGAGCCCAGATGTTTAAGACCCAGCtagaggttgagagtctgccagACTGACTGCTCCGCTTCCCGCAGCAATTTGTAGAGGGGTCCCACGGTGCTCGTGTAACGTGGAGCTTCTCTGGACCCCGTCAGCTTCCAGCTGGGACGGTAACAACAATGCCAAAAGGAAGGGACGCCATAGATTCCCAGCAGGCACAAAGCATTGATCATCACATGCCAGCAGAAGAAGGTGGTGACAAACACGATGTCACTGATGTCATCATCCTGCCATGGGTAGCCAGTGATTGGTTTGTAAAGAATGAAGGCAGCCTGTACCAGCCAGGAGCCCATGATCTGAAACAGAAAGGTCTCGATCACTGAGAGTCGAAACGTGTCGGGAACCCACAGCTGTACGGTCAACACCAGCATCAGCAGCAACACCACCAAGATGAGCAGGGAGTGAACCTGCAGCTCCACCCCTGCTGAGTCCTGAGCATGTGACACCAGCAACAGCAGGAGCACATAGAAAGTCAGCACCAGGGTCCCTTCTTCTAGGGGCACGCAGCGCTGAGGCAGCACGTTCTTGCTCACGACCTCTACACAGCCGTTGAGGGTGAGAAGGATGAACATGGTGAGGTGCTGCCACTCTTGGGCGTACATAAATCTCGGTGGCAGCTCCCTGTTCATCAGTATCAGCCCTCTCTTCACGCAGCTGATCTCGTACACGATCAAGCCGGAGCCAGCCAGCATCTTCAGCAAACCTCCGTAGGATATTTTCCACAGCCTGGCCCATCTCCCCTTATTCCTGGGAGGGGATGAGGGATACAGGAAAGAGTCACTGACTATCACAGCTTTGGAGACCGCTACCGCTTGATACAGTCCATATGAGAGTAGAAACAGCCCTGGGTACACATGACCGATAAAGGTTCCCATCGAACTCGAAATCCCTCTAAGGAAGGTGAGAAGAGTAAAACCAAGGCATGTCCACACCTTCTGGGGCCACTTCAAGATCTGGACTTTGGAAAGAATTGCCTTCCACCAACTTTGATCATTTCGCCCCACCCACTGCTCCCCCACAGAGAGGAAATGCTTCATGAAACAAGCCTACGACTTCGGTGGTGTAAAGCCTCATTGTTTCATTCCATTCTGGGACGTTGGGAACGAACTGGCTTCTGCCAAAGGAGAAGAAAGCTGGTGAATGTGCCTTTAGGGGCTCCCCTCTAGGGCCCCTGGGGCACTTCCGGTCATACTTGTCCCTTTCTCCTATGGCTTCCTTCCCTTGGTACTGCCCAGCACTCAGAGAAGGACACAGAAGCATGGGCTGGGGTTAGGGGTTGCCATGGTCTCCGGAGGAAGCCTGGGCACTCACAAATCCTCGCGTTTCCTTCGGTATCTCTCAGATATAACTTTGAAGGAATTGCAGTGCTTTCCTTCTGgacacaaatatttaaaagcGTTTGGATATATGAGCATGTTTCACACATGCCTGGCTTTTCTACCCTTCTCTTTTACATTTTGAGGATCACCaagttcccttcctctcctccctttatCACTTTACCTCCCCACCTTTGTCTCCCCACTTCAGCATTTCTGCTGGCCAGTAAATGGATCAGAAAAGCTAACTTTTGAAACTGATTTTAGGGACAGTGGGTGTCTTATACTGTGTCAACCTAACTAAGCTTGAGCCACGTTTCCTAGCGTTACCTTCCCTATATGGTTCCAGATTGAGTTGGCTGTAAGAGCAGTTGACATGGGAATCTGAAGATAGAAGTGAAGCAGCAACCTAAGACACTCTGAAGATGTAGGGTACCAGGCGCCACTGCAGTTCACGCATTCAGTTACCGATCTGCTGGCTCACCTACTTGGCATGGGCAGCCAGGCCTACAGCTTCCTCAGCTTCTCTTTGTGCGAAGGGCACCAGCTGCTTCTGCAGGCCACCTGCCACTGAAGTATGAGGTGATGAGAGGAAGACAGAGGCTTCAGTCTATCTTCATAAGCTGCAGTTTGTCCTTGCTCTTCCCCAACTTCGTGTAATAGACTTCTTCCTGACTGCTGCCCATGTGAGCTGAAATGGCCTCCACCCCATCACACAGAGAGGCAAGAGCCTTCCATAGACTTCCTCACTACAAATGTGTAAGGTCTAATATCCATGAGAAATCCATAGTCCCATGATCTATCCCTAACTGATACAAGGGATTAAGGTGTAATCCCTAAAGTGTAGATACCGTTGAGAGGAGTGACTCCAGTGAGCTAGTGTTGGCCATTTGGATTTTAATGTGAATTAGCCCATCAGCTTCATTTATCCATGACTCTGCTAGTGCCTAATGCACCTCAGAAGACAGAGTCCTAGGTATTGGGTAACAGACAGCTGAGTGTAAGGCAGAGAGGATGGTGAGGAACAAAGTACAGATAATGTGAAGCTCATAGTGGTTCTGGGTTTACTGTGGAAGGTACATGGAATAGGAATTTCTCTGGGGGTGATAATAATGCTGAGGGGAGAGGATGTTCACGCTCAGATTGCTGAATGGAACTGACATCACAGTCTTCTGCATAATCATCTATCCCTACAGTACAAGTAATGCTGTGGAGCAGAGAGGCAGCACCTCTAGGCTAACAGTGCCCCTAGTGAAGAGGAGGAGAACTTACACACAGGTCACAGCACCGCCTCTGAGACCTCACTCCTACCCAACTACCTACACTTCCGCAAGTCCGCTTAATTCCAGAAAAAGTTAAATCTCTTTCTGCCCTTGAGGATGACCGTAATTCAGATTTCTTCTTGCTATTTAGAGGTTTGGTGGGGCTAGGGATTTGAGTgtgaagggaaattagaaaagcaAAGCTTAATTCAGCTTTCTGGTGAAATGttctaacttaaaattttaaagttaggtatttttattcaattaataTACAGTCTTTATAGAAAAGGCAGATAAAATGCATCAGCAAAAAGAAGAACGTTACAAATCATCTAATTTCATAATCTGGAGGTGACCATTGTTACCACTGAGGTGTAGAAACACAGTTCTAAGAAAGCAGCATGAAGAAGTGGAAAATGCATCGACTGGAAGTCAGAAATCTGCCTTCTCACTCCAGTTCCCCTTGATTTGCTGCATGTCATACCCCTCATCTAAAAAAACCTGAGTGTTGAACTTAACTTTCtattaaagtgaaaataaaagggCATGAATATGGTTGCACAGAAGTGAACATGTTTATCTTCTGTCTCCTTCTCGGTGGATTATCAAAACGCTGGGAGAGCTCTGTAGTGCTCAATGCTCAGAGGTAGGAGATTCAAAGGGAAAATCTGAGTGATGCTTCTGAAGTAGTCAGGAGGAGAGAACCCGAGGGATTCTCTTAGGTTCTTGGATTTGCTCTGGGAGAGGCACAGGGTCCATCGCTCTTCTATGTATCagcagggccaggacaggaagcaTGTGGTTACAGGCCTCAAGAGGAGCCACATTTGTTGCTTTTAGTGTTGCTTCTAGTACTTCGAGGCTGTGGTCCTAGTAAGGTGGGGGCAGCAGAGCTTTCTCCAGCTCCTATCCTCCTCTCCCCAGTTGTTCCTTCAGCTGTGAGTCAGTGgtcagaagaggagagagaacagcAGCACTGACCCCACAGCAATGTTAGGTTGAAAGTGGAACATATGAGGACAAGGAGCCCCACTTAAGGTCCCGTCTGGGTTGCTCGGGCCCCCACCTTGGCCAGGCGCCTGCATGTTGTTCATTAAAACATGAACATCCTGACCAAGACTTTGAAGATAGGAATCGCCCATCCCAAACCAGACACTCACTG
This genomic stretch from Kogia breviceps isolate mKogBre1 chromosome 1, mKogBre1 haplotype 1, whole genome shotgun sequence harbors:
- the LOC131759641 gene encoding transmembrane epididymal protein 1A-like, which produces MGTFIGHVYPGLFLLSYGLYQAVAVSKAVIVSDSFLYPSSPPRNKGRWARLWKISYGGLLKMLAGSGLIVYEISCVKRGLILMNRELPPRFMYAQEWQHLTMFILLTLNGCVEVVSKNVLPQRCVPLEEGTLVLTFYVLLLLLVSHAQDSAGVELQVHSLLILVVLLLMLVLTVQLWVPDTFRLSVIETFLFQIMGSWLVQAAFILYKPITGYPWQDDDISDIVFVTTFFCWHVMINALCLLGIYGVPSFWHCCYRPSWKLTGSREAPRYTSTVGPLYKLLREAEQSVWQTLNL